The sequence below is a genomic window from Oscillospiraceae bacterium.
CTGGTGGGCAAGACCGTGGTGGCCTGCACCAACCTGAAGCCCCGGAAGATGATGGGCATCGAGTCCAACGGTATGCTCATCTCCGCCGTGAAGGAAGTGGACGGCGCGGAGCAGCTCCACCTGCTGATGCTGGACGACAAGGTACCCGCCGGATTTGAACTCAGCTGATGAAAAAAGGCGCCCGCCCATGTTGAACATGGGCGGGCGCTTTTTCCATTTCATTCGGCGCGGGTCTTTACACCGCGGCCTTGCTGAGGGCGAAGAGCGCCATCAGGTAGCGGACCAGGGTGTAAATAACCAGGACGGCCGCAAGGATGGTCTCCACCAGGACGACGGGGGACAGCCAGGCGGCGCCCATCCCCAGCTTGGTCAGGCAGGCCATGGCCTGCTTGGTGGCGATGGCGGTAATGACCATGGGGAAGGTAAAGGCCGAGTAGCTGGGGTAGAAGGGCAGCCTCAGCAGCCCTGGCAGCCTGCACAGCACGACGAGGTAGATGGCGGAGGCCGCCGCCAGCAGGCCGATGACCATGGCCGCGCTCTTGGGGGTGACCGACTGGATGTAGCCGGCCAGGCACAGGCTCACCGGGGCCGCGTAGATGCAGAACAGGGGCTTGGGCGGGTCCGCCTTCACCGGCAGCTTTACGTAGCGGACGGTGATCAGCACCAGCAGGGCGATCAGGCAGACAAAGCCGAACCAGAACGCCCAGGTGCCCACGGTGGCCGTCAGCTCAAAGGCGGGCGCCGTCAGGCTTGCCACCACAATGCCCACGTAGACGATATAGTAGCTGGCGAAGATCTTGGAGAGATCCCGCTTGGCCAGGTGCTTCACGGTGAACCAGACGATGAGCGCCACGTGCAGCGCGAGGCCCGCAAACCACAGCACCTGCGCGGCCGCCGCGCCCACAAAGGGCTTGGCATAGACCGCCAGCAGCATGGTCGTCATGGAGAAGGTGCCCGATACGCTGGCCACCACGGGGTCCTGCATGGCCGCGCACACGCCGCTCCAGCAGAAGATGACCTTTAAAACCAGGCAGATCCACAGCACCGCGGCCAGCGCGCCGAACAGCAGTCGGACCCCCTCGCTGTAGCTCTGCAGCAGGTTGCCCAGGGCCGCCAGGCCCAGCATCACGCCCGCGATGGGGATGGGGAGTTTTTTTAAAAGGGGTTTCATATTCCTCGTCCCTCCCGGTTTATTCGCCGTCCGTGTTCTTGATGCCCAGCTCACGGCAGACGATTTCGCCCACCTTCCAGGCGCAAAGGCCGGTATAGCGGATGCACTGCTCCTTGTGCTCCCCCTTGCCCATGTCAAATTCACGGGTGAGGACGCGGCAGCAGATGGCGTTTTTCCCGTTCGCCTCCTTGAACCAGTCGTGGAGCTCGTGGGTCAGCGCCATACACCGGTTGACCTTGGGGTCCTGGGGGCCGGCCTGCTCCGTGCGGCCGAAGAACATGCCCAGCGCCAGCACGCCGCCGTTGAGCGCGCCGCAGGCGCACCCGGAGCGGCCCACGCCCACCGCCATGCCGGAGGACATGGCGATCACTTCCTCCGGAACGTCCAAATCAAAGTTGGAGCGCACCGCCGCCATCAGAGCCTCACAGCAGAAATAACCGTTGCGGAAGTTGTCCTCCGCGTCCTTCTGCAGCTTCTTCAAACTGACCTGCTCTGCCCGAATCTTCATTTCCATCTTCCTTTCTTGTCTAAAAAGAGATGCTGTTTATGATTTAAACACACCTTTTTGACAAAGTCCAATTGGAAGTTATAATGAAGCCGTGACATAATATAGTAATCTGACGCTATGCCGCGGTTACGGCGCAGAGCACACGGCCGGGGCCGGACGGCGCTGGGTTACGCCCCGTCCTTTTTTGTCCTGCGCCTCTGCCCCCCGTAGATGGAGCTGTCGCCGCTGAAGACATAGGCCAGGGCGCACACGGCGAAAAACCAGGGCAGGTATTGGTAGCCGAATACCTCCGCGCCGATAAA
It includes:
- a CDS encoding C4-dicarboxylate ABC transporter, which produces MKPLLKKLPIPIAGVMLGLAALGNLLQSYSEGVRLLFGALAAVLWICLVLKVIFCWSGVCAAMQDPVVASVSGTFSMTTMLLAVYAKPFVGAAAAQVLWFAGLALHVALIVWFTVKHLAKRDLSKIFASYYIVYVGIVVASLTAPAFELTATVGTWAFWFGFVCLIALLVLITVRYVKLPVKADPPKPLFCIYAAPVSLCLAGYIQSVTPKSAAMVIGLLAAASAIYLVVLCRLPGLLRLPFYPSYSAFTFPMVITAIATKQAMACLTKLGMGAAWLSPVVLVETILAAVLVIYTLVRYLMALFALSKAAV